Proteins encoded in a region of the Streptomyces sp. NBC_01298 genome:
- a CDS encoding serine/threonine-protein kinase — translation MNGVWSVPGYSEVRELGSGASGRVVLAVHGGTGTAVAVKYLNDRMLENPVFVREFRAEAQLLGALRSPYVVGLYEYVEAPGGAAIVMELVDGIPLNALLKQCGRTGPEAALVLLKGSLLGLADAHRAGVVHRDYKPANVLVAADGTSKLVDFGIATPLGTTPGAAGTPAYMAPEQWQGRPASPEADVYAATATFFECLTGRKPYDGQNFAELAVQHIEAPVPETEAPEPVRPLIRRGLAKAPEQRPQNAEAFVTELESVALAAYGPQWEERGQRKLAALAALLPLLFPSAGAPAQGTTALATTVLPAPPPGWAPGGRGLLAAGAALVLGLVAVLGYQAVGSEPRGALALNAFATSSASAPGAPAPAPGPSLSASPTPSPSPSPSPSASPSATPSPRYTMPTPTATPTPKPTWTVTKPPTPTPTPTPSPSPSVRISAVSVTSFRQTAPGTTAASFSVESDGAGPYTLVVEWFTGDTEGALTVPDGRQTVEFAAGSPGTQTLAHTFAQGAGCYWSVRATTKPAAANQSSVQSIYIRGCKPA, via the coding sequence ATGAACGGCGTGTGGTCGGTTCCCGGTTACTCGGAGGTCCGCGAGCTCGGTTCGGGCGCCAGCGGCCGTGTCGTCCTCGCGGTCCACGGGGGCACCGGTACGGCCGTCGCGGTGAAGTACCTGAACGACCGGATGCTCGAAAACCCGGTCTTCGTCCGGGAGTTCCGGGCGGAGGCCCAACTGCTCGGCGCCCTGCGCTCCCCCTACGTGGTCGGGCTGTACGAGTACGTCGAGGCGCCCGGCGGCGCCGCGATCGTCATGGAGCTCGTCGACGGCATCCCGCTGAACGCCCTGCTGAAGCAGTGCGGACGGACCGGCCCGGAGGCGGCGCTCGTGCTGTTGAAGGGCTCCTTGCTGGGCCTGGCCGACGCCCACCGGGCCGGCGTGGTCCACCGGGACTACAAGCCGGCGAACGTGCTGGTCGCGGCCGACGGGACCTCCAAGCTGGTGGACTTCGGGATCGCCACCCCCCTGGGCACGACGCCCGGGGCGGCGGGCACGCCCGCGTACATGGCCCCGGAGCAGTGGCAGGGCCGGCCCGCGTCGCCCGAGGCCGACGTGTACGCGGCGACGGCGACCTTCTTCGAATGCCTCACCGGCCGCAAGCCCTACGACGGGCAGAACTTCGCCGAACTCGCGGTCCAGCACATCGAAGCTCCGGTACCCGAGACCGAGGCGCCCGAGCCGGTGCGGCCGCTGATCCGGCGGGGACTGGCCAAGGCTCCCGAACAACGGCCCCAGAACGCCGAGGCGTTCGTCACGGAACTGGAGTCGGTTGCCCTGGCCGCGTACGGGCCCCAGTGGGAGGAACGCGGACAGCGCAAGCTGGCCGCGCTGGCGGCCCTGCTGCCCCTGCTGTTCCCCTCCGCGGGCGCCCCGGCGCAGGGCACCACCGCCCTGGCCACCACCGTCCTGCCGGCGCCGCCGCCGGGCTGGGCCCCGGGCGGGCGCGGTCTGCTCGCGGCGGGGGCGGCGCTGGTGCTCGGGCTGGTGGCCGTACTCGGCTACCAGGCGGTGGGCTCGGAGCCGCGCGGCGCGCTGGCGCTCAACGCGTTCGCGACGTCGAGCGCGTCGGCGCCGGGCGCGCCCGCGCCGGCGCCCGGACCGAGCCTGTCCGCTTCACCGACGCCGAGCCCGAGCCCGTCCCCGAGCCCGTCCGCGTCGCCGTCGGCCACCCCGAGTCCGCGCTACACGATGCCCACGCCGACAGCCACACCCACGCCGAAGCCGACCTGGACGGTGACGAAGCCGCCGACCCCGACCCCCACGCCGACCCCGTCTCCCTCCCCGTCCGTCAGGATCTCCGCGGTGAGCGTCACCTCCTTCCGGCAGACGGCGCCGGGCACCACCGCGGCCTCCTTCTCCGTCGAAAGCGACGGCGCGGGCCCGTACACCCTGGTCGTCGAGTGGTTCACCGGTGACACCGAGGGCGCCCTGACCGTCCCCGACGGTCGCCAGACCGTCGAGTTCGCCGCCGGAAGCCCCGGCACGCAGACCCTCGCGCACACCTTCGCGCAGGGCGCCGGCTGCTACTGGAGCGTCCGCGCCACCACCAAGCCGGCCGCCGCCAACCAGAGTTCCGTCCAGAGCATCTACATCCGGGGGTGCAAGCCGGCATGA
- a CDS encoding Tm-1-like ATP-binding domain-containing protein, with protein sequence MTNVVLVGTLDTKGVEYGWLRERLLRAGVEVITVDTGIMDEPRVPADIPREAVARAAGTELSELRAAADRGAAVTTMARGAEATLLRLHAEGRLHGVLAIGGSGGTSIATRAMRALPLGVPKVMVSSMASGDVAPYVGSADITMMYSVVDIAGINSVSAPVLANAVAAVAGMAEAFARSALELRRPARLGSGPRPLIAASMAGVTTIGVDAARERLTELGYEVLVFHVSGTGGRTLETLAGQGIFAGVLDLTLSELADDLCGGILTAGPDRLSAAGRAGIPQVVSLGALDMVKFGPMESLPERVRYRRVRVHNPSITVIRTTGAECAELGRRVAAKLRTATGPTAVCVPLRGLSTLGAPGGPYHDPEADGALFSALRDGLRGSAARIYDYDTHINDPDFGRAAADRLHSMIGARAAAA encoded by the coding sequence ATGACGAACGTCGTGCTGGTGGGAACCCTGGACACCAAGGGTGTGGAGTACGGCTGGCTGCGCGAGAGGCTGCTGCGCGCCGGCGTCGAAGTGATCACGGTCGACACAGGAATCATGGACGAGCCCCGGGTCCCCGCCGACATACCGCGCGAAGCGGTGGCGCGGGCCGCGGGAACGGAACTGTCCGAACTGCGCGCCGCCGCCGACCGGGGTGCGGCCGTGACCACGATGGCCCGGGGCGCGGAAGCGACCCTCTTACGCCTGCACGCCGAAGGCCGGCTGCACGGAGTCCTCGCGATCGGCGGCAGCGGCGGGACCTCCATCGCCACCCGGGCGATGCGCGCCCTGCCGCTCGGCGTACCGAAGGTGATGGTCTCGTCCATGGCGTCCGGGGACGTGGCCCCGTACGTCGGATCCGCGGACATCACGATGATGTACAGCGTCGTGGACATCGCGGGGATCAACAGCGTCTCCGCTCCGGTCCTCGCCAATGCCGTCGCGGCCGTCGCCGGGATGGCCGAGGCCTTCGCACGCTCCGCCCTGGAGCTGCGCCGCCCGGCCCGGCTGGGCTCGGGGCCCCGGCCGCTGATCGCGGCGAGCATGGCGGGCGTGACCACCATCGGGGTGGACGCGGCCCGGGAACGGCTGACCGAGCTGGGCTACGAGGTCCTGGTCTTCCACGTCAGCGGCACCGGTGGCCGGACCCTGGAGACCCTGGCAGGCCAGGGGATCTTCGCGGGCGTCCTCGACCTCACGCTCAGCGAGCTCGCCGACGACCTGTGCGGCGGCATCCTCACCGCCGGTCCCGACCGGCTCAGCGCCGCCGGGCGGGCCGGGATCCCGCAGGTGGTGAGCCTGGGGGCGCTGGACATGGTGAAGTTCGGCCCGATGGAGAGCCTGCCCGAACGGGTCCGCTACCGCCGGGTCCGCGTCCACAACCCCTCGATCACGGTGATCCGTACGACCGGGGCCGAGTGCGCCGAGCTCGGCCGCCGGGTCGCCGCCAAACTCCGTACGGCCACCGGTCCCACGGCCGTCTGCGTGCCCCTGCGCGGGCTGTCCACGCTCGGTGCTCCGGGCGGGCCCTACCACGACCCCGAAGCCGACGGGGCCCTGTTCTCTGCGCTGCGCGACGGGCTGCGGGGCAGCGCGGCCCGGATCTACGACTACGACACCCACATCAACGACCCGGACTTCGGGCGGGCGGCGGCCGACCGGCTGCACTCCATGATCGGAGCACGGGCCGCGGCGGCCTGA
- a CDS encoding NUDIX domain-containing protein, translating into MTTKRSAGLLLFRSRPGAGVEILLGHMGGPLWERRDTGAWAIPKGEYGPEESARDAARREFEEEVGLPPPEGPYLPLGEVRMTSGKLVTIWAVRADLDPALAVHGTFTMEWPPKSGRMEEFPELDRVEWFTPQVARTKLVVSQIPFVERLLDVLANEG; encoded by the coding sequence ATGACCACGAAGCGCAGCGCCGGACTGCTCCTGTTCCGCTCGCGTCCCGGGGCCGGGGTGGAGATCCTGCTCGGCCATATGGGCGGCCCCCTCTGGGAGCGCCGCGACACGGGCGCCTGGGCCATCCCGAAGGGCGAGTACGGGCCCGAGGAGAGCGCGCGCGACGCGGCCCGCCGGGAGTTCGAGGAGGAGGTCGGGCTGCCGCCGCCCGAGGGTCCGTACCTGCCGCTGGGCGAGGTGCGGATGACCAGCGGGAAACTGGTGACCATCTGGGCGGTCCGCGCGGACCTGGATCCGGCCCTCGCGGTGCACGGCACCTTCACCATGGAGTGGCCGCCCAAGTCGGGGCGGATGGAGGAGTTCCCCGAGCTGGACCGGGTGGAGTGGTTCACGCCCCAGGTGGCCAGAACCAAGCTGGTGGTGTCTCAGATTCCTTTCGTGGAGAGGCTGTTGGACGTTCTGGCGAACGAGGGTTGA
- a CDS encoding cation diffusion facilitator family transporter → MSAHDHDHAPHDHAAAGVVTAGHQGHEGPDGHGHGHGDGHAGHSHGVAADADRRWLGIALGLIAGFMAVEVVIGVLAHSLALISDAAHMLTDAVSIVLALIAMRLAARPARGGFTYGLKRAEILSAQANGLTLLLLAVWLAYEAVRRLLDPPPVEGGLVLVTALAGIVVNIVAAWCISKANRTSLAVEGAYQHILNDLFAFIGTAVAGLIVLTTGFRQADSIASLVVVVLMVKAGYGLVRESGRILLEAAPAHVDPDTVGDRLVAQPPVTEVHDLHIWTITSGQAALSAHVLVAPEGDCHAVRRDLEALLAKEYGITHTTLQVDHAQDSLLTVGRPGEDREPDSHCADAHGPVHRQGPHDH, encoded by the coding sequence ATGAGCGCGCACGATCACGATCACGCGCCGCACGACCACGCCGCCGCCGGCGTCGTCACCGCCGGCCACCAGGGGCACGAAGGCCCCGATGGTCACGGCCACGGCCACGGCGACGGCCACGCGGGTCACAGCCACGGTGTCGCCGCCGACGCGGACCGGCGCTGGCTCGGCATCGCCCTCGGGCTCATCGCGGGCTTCATGGCCGTCGAGGTGGTCATCGGCGTCCTGGCGCACTCGCTGGCCCTGATCTCCGACGCCGCGCACATGCTGACGGACGCCGTCTCGATCGTCCTCGCGCTGATCGCGATGCGGCTGGCCGCCCGGCCGGCCCGCGGCGGTTTCACGTACGGTCTCAAGCGTGCGGAGATACTCTCCGCCCAGGCCAACGGCCTCACCCTGCTGCTGCTCGCGGTCTGGCTGGCGTACGAGGCCGTACGGCGGCTGCTCGATCCGCCGCCCGTGGAGGGCGGGCTGGTGCTGGTGACGGCGCTGGCCGGGATCGTCGTCAACATCGTGGCGGCCTGGTGCATCTCGAAGGCGAACCGCACCTCGCTGGCCGTCGAGGGCGCCTACCAGCACATCCTCAACGACCTGTTCGCCTTCATCGGCACCGCCGTCGCCGGTCTCATCGTGCTCACCACCGGTTTCCGGCAGGCCGACTCGATCGCCTCGCTCGTCGTGGTCGTCCTGATGGTCAAGGCGGGCTACGGACTGGTCCGCGAGTCCGGCCGCATCCTCCTGGAGGCCGCCCCGGCCCACGTGGACCCGGACACCGTCGGCGACCGGCTGGTCGCGCAGCCGCCCGTCACCGAGGTCCACGACCTGCACATCTGGACCATCACCTCCGGGCAGGCCGCCCTGTCCGCGCACGTCCTGGTGGCCCCGGAGGGCGACTGCCACGCCGTGCGCCGGGACCTGGAGGCGCTGCTGGCGAAGGAGTACGGGATCACGCACACCACCCTCCAGGTGGACCACGCCCAGGACTCCCTGCTCACGGTCGGCCGCCCCGGCGAGGACCGGGAGCCCGACTCGCACTGCGCGGACGCCCACGGCCCGGTCCACCGCCAGGGCCCGCACGACCACTGA
- a CDS encoding FHA domain-containing protein, which translates to MAQRPGVPTAPELLLETDRGSTEMSPRRTYHVGRDPLCEICLDDARVSWHHAVLRPDGDHWTLEDEDSTNGTWVDGHRVHEWAVGVGSELRFGSAADGPRVRFAEPATTSRPSSVSRPDMTSTFRQPTSVRPLADRAEVRIGRAPDSDLVIDDLVVSRHHAELRARPGGGYEIVDLGSHNGTYLNGARLTGAAAIGEGDIVGIGHSAFCLVGDQLQEYVDTGEVSLDVQDLGVAVDNGRKTLLDHVSFPVGATSLLAVVGPSGAGKSTLLGALTGLRPADHGTVFYDGRDLYRDYAELRSRIGLVPQDDILHAQLTVRRALAYAAELRFPQDTAKAEREARVDEVIGELGLQQRADQPIHSLSGGQRKRVSVALELLTKPSLLFLDEPTSGLDPGMDRSVMNMLRGLADDGRTVIVVTHSVLNLSVCDRLLVLAPGGRIAYYGPPDEALGFFGFDQWPEAFEAFENERERDWAGEHRASPLYGRYVDVAGRVPAAGIDAWAAGIPPKPPPKAQSWGSQLSTLIRRYAAVLSADRTFLIIMVALPFVMGAMARALAGSELNAETALNALFILCVGGVLTGAANAVRELVKERVIYQRERAVGLSRSAYLMSKVVVLGAITVGQAVVLTLVGLAGVKTNAPGGKGLFMPPLIEITLVVALLSVTAMVLGLLISALVTKEEVTMPLLVLLTIVQVVFCGSLLKLTGVPVIEQFAWFVPARWAMGAMSATIDIGAIVPGKITQDPMFDHKRGLWLTEVAALAGLAVLFGFLVGRVLRRHEPAVMRK; encoded by the coding sequence ATGGCCCAGCGCCCCGGTGTGCCGACCGCGCCAGAGCTCCTCCTGGAAACGGACAGGGGCTCCACCGAGATGAGCCCCCGCCGGACGTACCACGTCGGGCGGGACCCCCTCTGCGAGATCTGCCTCGACGACGCCCGCGTCTCCTGGCACCACGCGGTGCTGCGCCCGGACGGCGACCACTGGACGCTGGAGGACGAGGACAGCACCAACGGCACGTGGGTCGACGGCCACCGCGTCCACGAGTGGGCCGTCGGCGTCGGCAGCGAGCTGCGCTTCGGCAGCGCCGCCGACGGACCGCGCGTCCGCTTCGCCGAACCCGCCACCACCTCCCGGCCCTCCTCGGTCTCCCGCCCGGACATGACCAGCACCTTCCGGCAGCCGACCTCGGTCCGCCCGCTGGCCGACCGGGCCGAGGTCCGCATCGGCCGCGCCCCCGACAGCGACCTCGTCATCGACGACCTCGTCGTCTCCCGCCACCACGCCGAACTGCGCGCCCGCCCCGGCGGCGGGTACGAGATCGTGGACCTGGGCAGCCACAACGGCACCTACCTCAACGGCGCCCGCCTCACCGGGGCCGCCGCCATCGGCGAGGGCGACATCGTCGGCATCGGCCACTCCGCCTTCTGCCTGGTCGGCGACCAGTTGCAGGAGTACGTGGACACCGGCGAGGTCTCCCTCGACGTCCAGGACCTCGGCGTGGCCGTGGACAACGGCCGCAAGACCCTCCTCGACCACGTCTCCTTCCCCGTCGGCGCGACCTCACTGCTCGCGGTGGTGGGCCCCAGCGGCGCCGGCAAGTCCACCCTGCTCGGCGCGCTGACCGGCCTGCGCCCCGCCGACCACGGCACCGTCTTCTACGACGGCCGCGACCTCTACCGGGACTACGCCGAACTGCGCAGCCGCATCGGCCTCGTCCCGCAGGACGACATCCTGCACGCCCAGCTCACCGTGCGCCGCGCGCTGGCCTACGCCGCCGAGCTGCGCTTCCCGCAGGACACCGCCAAGGCCGAACGCGAGGCCCGGGTCGACGAGGTGATCGGCGAACTCGGCCTCCAGCAGCGCGCCGACCAGCCCATCCACAGCCTCTCCGGAGGCCAGCGCAAACGGGTCTCCGTCGCCCTGGAACTGCTGACGAAGCCCTCCCTGCTCTTCCTGGACGAACCCACCTCCGGGCTCGACCCGGGCATGGACCGCTCGGTGATGAACATGCTGCGCGGCCTCGCCGACGACGGCCGCACGGTCATCGTCGTCACCCACAGCGTGCTCAACCTGAGCGTCTGCGACCGCCTCCTGGTCCTCGCGCCCGGCGGCCGCATCGCCTACTACGGACCTCCCGACGAGGCGCTCGGCTTCTTCGGCTTCGACCAGTGGCCCGAGGCCTTCGAAGCCTTCGAGAACGAGCGCGAGCGCGACTGGGCCGGGGAGCACCGGGCCTCACCGCTGTACGGCCGCTACGTCGACGTCGCCGGCCGGGTCCCGGCCGCGGGAATCGACGCATGGGCCGCGGGCATCCCGCCGAAGCCGCCGCCCAAGGCACAGAGCTGGGGTTCACAGCTCTCCACCCTGATCCGCCGGTACGCCGCCGTGCTCAGCGCCGACCGCACCTTCCTGATCATCATGGTCGCCCTGCCCTTCGTCATGGGCGCCATGGCCAGGGCCCTGGCCGGCAGCGAACTCAACGCGGAGACGGCCCTCAACGCCCTGTTCATCCTGTGCGTGGGCGGGGTCCTGACCGGAGCCGCCAACGCCGTCCGCGAACTGGTCAAGGAACGCGTCATCTACCAGCGCGAACGCGCCGTGGGGCTCTCCCGGTCGGCCTACCTGATGTCCAAGGTGGTGGTCCTCGGCGCCATCACCGTGGGGCAGGCCGTGGTCCTCACCCTGGTCGGTCTCGCCGGGGTCAAGACCAACGCCCCCGGCGGCAAGGGCCTCTTCATGCCCCCGCTGATCGAGATCACCCTCGTCGTCGCCCTGCTGTCCGTCACCGCCATGGTGCTCGGGCTGCTGATCTCCGCCCTGGTGACCAAGGAAGAGGTCACCATGCCGCTGCTGGTCCTGCTCACCATCGTGCAGGTCGTCTTCTGCGGCTCCCTGCTGAAACTCACCGGGGTCCCCGTCATCGAACAGTTCGCCTGGTTCGTGCCGGCCCGCTGGGCCATGGGGGCGATGTCGGCCACCATCGACATCGGCGCCATCGTGCCCGGCAAGATCACGCAGGACCCGATGTTCGACCACAAGCGCGGTCTGTGGCTCACGGAGGTGGCGGCGCTCGCCGGCCTGGCCGTGCTCTTCGGCTTCCTCGTGGGCCGGGTGCTGCGCCGCCACGAGCCGGCCGTCATGCGGAAGTAG
- a CDS encoding serine/threonine-protein kinase: MASDPAAEPFRGRESDLRGRRIAGYVVEAEIGRGGMAVVYRAHDVRLDRTVALKLLAPELARNDVFRQRFAHESKVAAAIDHPHIVPVFEAGETDGMLYIAMRYVPGQDLRAMLDRTGPLPVDAAARIAGQVASALDAAHAHDLVHRDVKPGNILVAGGTDSEHPEHVYLTDFGLTKKSLSLTGFTSVGQFVGTLDYVAPEQIAGKPVDGRCDVYSLGCVVYEMMAGVPPFQRDEDMALLWAHQYDPPPPLTSLRPDLPPGVDEVLARALAKAPEDRWGSCLEFTGALRRAGAGEGPGVGVAAFVRAPAAGASDGPPPPPPRWALPVF, from the coding sequence ATGGCCTCCGATCCGGCCGCGGAGCCGTTCCGCGGGCGCGAGTCCGACCTGCGGGGGCGGCGGATCGCCGGGTACGTGGTGGAGGCCGAGATCGGGCGCGGGGGGATGGCGGTCGTGTACCGCGCGCACGACGTACGCCTGGACCGGACGGTTGCGCTGAAGCTCCTCGCGCCCGAACTGGCGCGCAACGACGTCTTCCGGCAGCGGTTCGCGCACGAGTCGAAGGTGGCGGCGGCCATCGACCACCCGCACATCGTGCCCGTCTTCGAGGCGGGGGAGACCGACGGGATGCTGTACATCGCCATGCGGTACGTGCCCGGACAGGACCTGCGGGCCATGCTGGACCGGACGGGCCCGCTGCCGGTGGACGCGGCGGCCCGCATCGCCGGCCAGGTCGCCTCGGCCCTGGACGCGGCGCACGCCCACGACCTCGTGCACCGGGACGTGAAACCCGGCAACATCCTGGTCGCGGGCGGTACCGACAGCGAACACCCCGAGCACGTCTACCTGACGGACTTCGGCCTGACGAAGAAGTCGCTGTCGCTGACCGGGTTCACGAGCGTCGGACAGTTCGTCGGCACCCTCGACTACGTGGCACCCGAGCAGATCGCCGGGAAGCCCGTCGACGGGCGGTGCGACGTCTACAGCCTGGGGTGCGTGGTCTACGAGATGATGGCCGGCGTCCCGCCGTTCCAGCGGGACGAGGACATGGCGCTGCTGTGGGCCCACCAGTACGATCCGCCACCGCCGCTGACCTCGCTGAGGCCCGATCTCCCGCCGGGGGTGGACGAGGTGCTGGCCCGCGCCCTCGCGAAGGCGCCCGAGGACCGGTGGGGGAGCTGCCTGGAATTCACGGGGGCGCTGCGCCGTGCGGGCGCGGGCGAGGGCCCGGGCGTCGGTGTGGCGGCCTTCGTCCGCGCGCCGGCCGCGGGGGCGTCGGACGGGCCGCCACCGCCACCGCCCCGGTGGGCCCTTCCGGTGTTCTAG
- a CDS encoding IS630 family transposase: MSRPGPKIPPLSVTDAQRAVLEGWLRRRSTAQALAQRSRIVLECAGGHSVMEVSRRLGIAPDTVRTWRRRFLEHGLDGLGDEPRPGVPRKITDADVERVIVKTLEETPKNATHWSTRSMAAATGMSQSTVSRIWRAFALAPHRSQTFKLSTDPLFIDKVRDVVGLYLDPPEKALVLCVDEKSQIQALDRSQPVLPMMPGVPERRSHDYIRAGTTTLFAALEVATGKVIGSLHRRHRAAEFKKFLAKIDKEVPADLQIHLILDNYATHKTPDIKKWLLAHPRFHLHFTPTSASWLNLVERWFAELTQKKLKRGVHRSVQALERDIRSWLADWNDQPKPFLWTKTADEILDKVAAYCHRISDSGH, from the coding sequence ATGAGTCGTCCCGGTCCGAAGATTCCGCCGTTGTCGGTGACTGATGCCCAGCGTGCTGTGCTGGAGGGCTGGTTACGTCGTCGTTCGACAGCTCAGGCTCTGGCTCAGCGGTCGCGGATCGTGCTGGAGTGCGCGGGCGGGCATTCGGTGATGGAAGTTTCGCGGCGGCTTGGGATCGCGCCGGACACGGTCCGCACCTGGCGGCGGCGGTTTCTGGAGCACGGCCTGGACGGGCTGGGCGACGAGCCGCGGCCGGGTGTCCCGCGGAAGATCACCGACGCTGATGTCGAGCGGGTGATCGTCAAAACACTGGAAGAGACGCCGAAGAACGCGACGCACTGGTCGACGAGGTCGATGGCCGCGGCCACGGGAATGTCGCAGTCGACCGTCTCAAGGATCTGGCGGGCGTTCGCGCTGGCTCCGCATCGTTCGCAGACGTTCAAGCTGTCGACGGACCCGCTGTTCATCGACAAGGTCCGCGACGTGGTCGGCCTCTACCTGGACCCGCCGGAGAAGGCTCTGGTCCTCTGCGTGGACGAGAAGTCGCAGATCCAGGCCCTGGACCGGTCCCAGCCGGTCCTGCCGATGATGCCTGGCGTTCCAGAGCGCCGCAGTCACGACTACATCCGCGCCGGCACAACCACCCTCTTCGCGGCCCTGGAGGTCGCCACCGGCAAGGTCATCGGGTCTCTCCACCGCCGCCACCGGGCCGCCGAGTTCAAGAAGTTCCTGGCCAAGATCGACAAAGAAGTGCCGGCGGATCTTCAGATCCATCTGATCCTCGACAACTATGCGACCCACAAGACGCCGGACATCAAGAAATGGCTGCTGGCACACCCGCGGTTCCACCTGCACTTCACACCGACGAGTGCGTCGTGGCTGAACCTGGTGGAGCGGTGGTTCGCCGAGCTCACCCAGAAGAAGCTCAAGCGTGGAGTCCACCGCTCCGTCCAGGCTCTCGAGCGCGACATCCGTTCATGGCTGGCCGACTGGAACGACCAGCCCAAGCCCTTCCTCTGGACGAAGACAGCCGACGAGATCCTCGACAAAGTCGCCGCCTACTGCCACCGAATCTCTGACTCAGGTCACTAG
- a CDS encoding streptophobe family protein, giving the protein MSPTTAPVARAWRDALVAVLAGFVVMAVVASAGLALAGAGELPGGAFPHVVAVVVLMAAGGSVEVTGGAGFLADADASLSVLPLSVSLAGALTVGWLFLRPLHNRAVAGARELLARAVPLVLLWLVALTGVALLSRQNFAVSTGDSVLGDIGEVLDAGPTVGFEAAIPASLGFGLLWILGLLLISLLVSRRAPLPAGLVRFHAAVRPAAFAVVALLLAYVVIGIGVGLVVAGTRGHADRTLAVVLLGLPNLVWPALTLGFGGAWEGQAEGPFGLPVPKVLDEVLRATGQGSAPDLSTIDVASLAERDSRAWWLVVLAVVLLLGAGALAATRSPAHVRPWQHALHLAVALALGTLVVCLLARIQAQFGLSLLGIGDASDLGEVELRPLLWRTVGFAFLAGAVAGFLGALLPRRRRNEPGRRSPAEPARPAGPTTPTGR; this is encoded by the coding sequence GTGAGCCCTACAACGGCACCGGTCGCGCGAGCCTGGCGCGACGCCCTCGTCGCGGTCCTCGCGGGCTTCGTGGTGATGGCCGTGGTGGCCTCCGCGGGGCTCGCCCTGGCCGGCGCCGGTGAGCTGCCCGGCGGCGCGTTCCCGCACGTGGTGGCCGTCGTCGTCCTGATGGCGGCGGGCGGCTCGGTCGAGGTGACGGGCGGGGCCGGCTTCCTGGCGGATGCCGACGCGAGCCTGTCCGTGCTCCCCCTCTCCGTCAGCCTGGCGGGCGCACTGACCGTCGGCTGGCTCTTCCTGCGCCCCCTGCACAACCGGGCCGTGGCCGGGGCCCGCGAACTCCTCGCCCGCGCGGTGCCCTTGGTGCTCCTGTGGCTGGTGGCGCTGACCGGTGTCGCCCTGCTGTCCCGCCAGAACTTCGCGGTCTCCACCGGCGATTCGGTCCTCGGCGACATCGGCGAAGTCCTCGACGCCGGCCCGACGGTGGGCTTCGAGGCCGCGATCCCCGCCAGTCTCGGCTTCGGACTGCTCTGGATCCTGGGCCTGTTGCTGATCTCCCTGCTGGTGTCCCGGCGCGCGCCGCTCCCGGCGGGTCTGGTCCGCTTCCACGCGGCGGTGCGCCCCGCGGCCTTCGCGGTCGTCGCGCTGCTCCTCGCGTACGTCGTGATCGGGATCGGCGTCGGCCTGGTGGTGGCGGGGACCCGCGGGCACGCGGACCGCACCCTGGCGGTGGTCCTGCTGGGCCTGCCCAACCTGGTCTGGCCCGCCCTGACCCTCGGCTTCGGCGGGGCCTGGGAGGGCCAGGCCGAGGGGCCGTTCGGGCTCCCCGTACCGAAGGTCCTGGACGAGGTGCTGCGCGCGACCGGCCAGGGCTCCGCCCCGGACCTGTCCACCATCGACGTGGCCTCCCTCGCGGAGCGGGACTCCCGGGCGTGGTGGCTCGTGGTGCTCGCCGTCGTCCTGCTGCTCGGCGCCGGCGCGCTGGCCGCCACCCGTTCCCCCGCGCACGTCCGCCCCTGGCAGCACGCGCTCCACCTGGCCGTGGCGCTCGCCCTGGGCACCCTGGTGGTGTGCCTGCTGGCCCGGATCCAGGCCCAGTTCGGGCTCTCCCTGCTGGGCATCGGCGACGCGAGCGACCTCGGCGAGGTGGAGCTCCGCCCGCTGCTCTGGCGTACGGTCGGGTTCGCCTTCCTGGCCGGGGCGGTCGCGGGCTTCCTCGGCGCCCTGCTCCCCCGGCGCCGCCGCAACGAACCCGGCCGCCGGTCCCCCGCCGAGCCCGCCCGGCCCGCCGGCCCCACCACTCCCACCGGCCGCTGA